cacaacaggccctgatcttatcagtatctggctttgtagtcagtatggaccttcttgagtcaaaaagcatgttttgtcatataaacaaatgcatatgatcatTTAGCCTCTTACAATTCAATAAACGAATCACCAAAGGCCATTTTCATAAGGATCTTAATACTGCCTTAATTACTGTTTTACCTAAACCTGAGGAAGATCTCTGCTCTGAGTACAGAGCTATTTCTCTGATTAATGAAGACGTCAGCGATTCATAAATGAGTTCATCCACACCAATCAGGTTTTATAATAGGACGTTTGGCCTCAGATAATGTTGGCAGAGTATTACATGTCTGAATCGGGGAAGTTGAAAACACCTACCGGCCTTCTCTTTATAGATGCAGAAAAAGGCCTGTGATCGCCTGGAATGGGGCCGTCTATGGTACAATCAATTCATAAAAATGACTCAAACCCTGATGTCATGTGTgctgcttttctccagtgtggactTTCAGGTGTTTCTTAAGCTGCCCCGAGTGTGTGAATCTCTCCAGACACTGATCACATgagtacggtttctctccagtgtgaagtctctcatgtgttttcagatgtgtgAACTGACTGAATCTCTtatcacagtgtgaacacttgtacggtttctctccagtgtggatcctctggTGTCGTTGCAGTTctgcagctgtaataaaagtcttcccacactcaaagcacatatactctttaacaccagtgtggatcctctGATGTTGCATTAAATGTGACAGCtgtgtaaaactctttccacactcagagcATGAATAAGGCTTCTCCTTTGTATGAGTTCTGAGATGGACTTTCAGCCCTGGCGCCCTCAAGAATGTTTTCCCGCATTGATCACATCTGTGGGTTCTTTCTCCTTTGTGGACCTTCATGTGTTCATTGAGGTTTGATGAGTGTCTGAAACtcgtcccacactgagtgcatgtgaatggtttctctccagtgtggatcatcatgtgttcattaagaaTATACTTGTTTGCCAGAGTCTTCCCACACTGACTGCAGGTCAATCGATTCTTGTCTCTTTGCATTAAAGCATCTTCAGTCTGTAAATGAGGTGTTTTCTCAGCTTTTAGGAGTTcatcatcttcactctcctcATTCTCTTCAGTAAGATCTAAAATCAAGGTAAAGAGGTTCAGTTTTTAgtgcaaccccaaatcagaaaacatTGGGACAGtctggaaaacacaaataatttcttttatttcattgcagacaataggAACTGGGTTATATTGTATCTCTCCACTTGCATACATTGAAATACTAATGGGAAGGAAGGGGTTAACattgtttatggttttatatatatatatagagcgcCCCCTCTGTTACCTTAAAAAGAAAATTCATTGTGGTATGTAGAAGAGGAAGCCAGCGCACGGGGCTGGTTGAATAACTCTGCGCTCATTTTTCTGTTCTGACTGTTTTTTACAACAATAAATCGCTAAAAGATATATCagtgaatatttatttacacCGTCGATAGTTCACTTCACTGAGAATGTGACTGTGTGTGGCTTCTTTCTCTCTTTATCTGTGTTCCCCATACTGTCCCACTTGATCTGATTTGGGGTCGTCAGTCATCAACAATCAGAGCAAAATGTGAAGTGAAAAGACTCCATTTGTAGACATTTCTTTTGTAGGTCTGCAGCATAAATGAAGATCCAGCACTTTTACATGTCCCATTTAAACAAACTTATAGATGTCAAATAAATGAGCTCAGATCAAATTTACTTGGGCCTTATGatcataaatgtttaataaagatgAAAATAAAAGACAGCTGAGTGTCCATCTCTGTTTCCCCCTGAGAATagaaagtgaatttacacttctCCTTTTATTGAAACTCTTGAACTCTTTTGCCTATAGTGCAGACGATACATCAGATGAAGTGTTCAAAGCTTTTTCTGAATCAGGAATAAACACAAACCTGTTTGTTCTTCAGTGTCTTCATCtgtaattctgcagggttctggatcactcatcttcccactgtccttcaataaactcagATTTGACTTCTGTCTGAAGGTCTGATGCTCGTCCTCACTTGTAGACTGATGGGAATATTCCAGTATTTATAGCTGAAATGAAGGAGGAGGAGCTTCACTAACAGAGAAACAGATCTGCCAAGACTAATGTAGTGTAGCGTGTGCAAAACAAAGCCAGCGGCCTATTGATGTCTAATAAACCAATAGACAACACAAGAGATGAGCACATTCCACATCTACATTATAGAGATGAGCATGAGCACTTAAAGCGCTTTTGCAGACTAATGAATGTGTCCAggacaagtgtgccgcaagcctgcgtttgagtgaaggtctcggccgttagatcgccccctgggggctggctgcagtacaagtcataaagcccgcctcctccgtgttaatgaaggagacttgagcccaaataaaaaaatgattacacttgcaataaactgtcctgaaagatggttctggtggattaaggcactggttattgtgctgaaataggtgcagatcttcatttgtgtaaacagtttgtttttagcagtaatttaatgctgggcgtgtcatcgtgattgacagctgtgattgacagtttctcaaagcagcgcgtctgagcttcggcaggagactgaagtgttattattggatttctgtgttattttaccatgacaaaatgagttcagcagtaaactacagtttctgacaaaCATGATCtagtggaacactgtttattcgctaaggtcagggcttttttcgggctttattaggccatgtccacactaatgcattttcatttGAAAACGCATATTTTGTCTCCGTTttgcccttccatccacactgagacgcgtttttaggaaacaaaaacgtatctttttgaaaacgctctccaaagtggataaattttaaaaaaagcctTTTTCGTGTCGTAGTGTAGACTGTGAAAACAGAGTCTTTCGAAAACAATGACGCGTTTTTTTTCATGTGAAACTCAGTCATGTTACTAATTCGTTTACTTTATTTtcgttgtgattatgattttagtGATGTCGTCCTTACTGTGAGGGTAAGCAGCGTCATCAGCAGGATACTGTTCTTTAAAGCGGTCCAGTATATCGGCGTATTTGTTTTGGCACGTCTCCCAGTCTACATTTCCACTCTCTTTTGCAACTTTGTATTCATGTGTTACTCGAAGCAGCAACTCTACTTCATTGCCAGTCCATTTAAAAAACTCTGTGCTTTTCCTTGGCATTTTGCCGCAACGTTTCAAAgagccggaaagaaaataaacGTCAGCCGGAAATGACGCATGACGAAGCGTCTTACgtttcacgcatgcgcagtacaggttgaAAGCATTGGTAgtcgtttcagtgtggatgacaaagttttggaaaacgaaTAGAAACGACAGTGTGAACGTGAAGCGTTTTTAGAGGAAAACTCCGTTTTCAAATTTATCCGGATTAGTGTAGACATGGccttagtttgctgatacacgcctaaccacccagatagcagaatacactcgggccagttctcgcctgccggagactacctctgctggacatactccggatgcctggactcactgccgattccagcccgagtcaatcgagccagatgcggcggccgagcgagctgACGCTGCCGCATGCGAGTCGGAATCGACCCGCGACGCCACGAGTAGGTTATGTgtgctgcggcctggagctgccATGATtgaatctttattttataaaacccTCACCTTTGTTAACGTCATTAcaaccatttgtgttgatatgacagcaaacgcaggctACTATGTAAACGCAAAGCGTAGCgctgagtttaacctttgaataaaaatgcaaacatcatatattcaaataaaggaaaaaaaaaataacaataaagctgTACTGATTGCgcaagtatttaataataataaaattgaataaattttgtagtgcacaagaattaagAAATTCAATATAGGCTAAacatgacaataaaactgcacaataaatgacaaataaactaatttaagtacggggaaaatacaggagatcgttagcagtaattctctttatgtgtctaaataataatctccacgttgatctcctgtaaggttatttgaacttgctttacaggacgtctctgcattttaagttttggcatgttattaagtaatccactgaatttgctgttataaaacattattgaaacCAAATCTTATATagcctaatagagctgtaaatgttagatattatttatttacatcatttactgttggcgttttatttgaaaaCTCCAACTAAACATTAAAGGCATTGgataaacaattcaagcgaaaattaataaacaatatacaagTG
This portion of the Danio rerio strain Tuebingen ecotype United States chromosome 3, GRCz12tu, whole genome shotgun sequence genome encodes:
- the LOC141381077 gene encoding uncharacterized protein; translated protein: MSDPEPCRITDEDTEEQTDLTEENEESEDDELLKAEKTPHLQTEDALMQRDKNRLTCSQCGKTLANKYILNEHMMIHTGEKPFTCTQCGTSFRHSSNLNEHMKVHKGERTHRCDQCGKTFLRAPGLKVHLRTHTKEKPYSCSECGKSFTQLSHLMQHQRIHTGVKEYMCFECGKTFITAAELQRHQRIHTGEKPYKCSHCDKRFSQFTHLKTHERLHTGEKPYSCDQCLERFTHSGQLKKHLKVHTGEKQHT